One Salvia splendens isolate huo1 chromosome 12, SspV2, whole genome shotgun sequence genomic window carries:
- the LOC121759117 gene encoding probable galacturonosyltransferase 10, with amino-acid sequence MRRRGADYRRLVRRKFPNALWLTFCGFVILLFILVLRRANHRLTSRSVYAKRPPRQERFADGLNITDEMLSPDSLTRQLNDQISLAKGFLVIAKESNNLQFAWELSAQIRNSQILVSNAVLRRTPLAISESGTAVLDMALLLIQAQQLRYDSATVIMRLKAKIQGLEQQMSSTNEKSAKYGQIAAEEVPKSLFCLGVRLTGEWFRNAYLQRKLKENRQTALKLKDNSLYHFCVFSGNIDKLVV; translated from the exons ATGCGGCGGCGCGGCGCGGATTACCGGCGGCTGGTGAGGCGGAAATTTCCGAATGCATTGTGGTTAACGTTTTGTGGATTCGTGATTCTGCTCTTCATTTTGGTGTTGAGACGTGCGAATCATCGTCTCACTTCGAGATCGGTTTATGCCAAG AGACCGCCTAGACAGGAAAGGTTTGCTGATGGGCTTAACATCACTGACGAAATGTTAAGTCCCGACTCTCTGACGAGGCAACTGAATGACCAAATTTCCCTGGCTAAGGGGTTTCTGGTTATTGCGAAAGAGAGCAACAATCTGCAATTTGCGTGGGAACTCAGTGCTCAGATTCGAAATTCTCAGATCCTTGTGTCGAATGCTGTCTTAAGACGAACTCCACTGGCAATCAGCGAATCGGGAACTGCTGTCCTTGACATGGCACTTCTGCTCATTCAGGCTCAGCAGCTTCGTTACGATAGCGCTACTGTGATCATGAGATTGAAGGCCAAGATACAAGGTCTCGAACAGCAAATGAGCTCGACCAACGAGAAGAGTGCAAAGTATGGACAGATCGCGGCTGAAGAAGTCCCGAAGAGTTTGTTTTGTCTCGGTGTTCGACTGACCGGTGAATGGTTCAGGAATGCGTATTTGCAGAGGAAGCTCAAAGAGAATCGGCAAACTGCTTTGAAGCTCAAAGATAACAGCTTGTATCATTTCTGTGTCTTCTCCGGCAACATTGATAAACTCGTGGTttag